The following are from one region of the Actinopolyspora halophila DSM 43834 genome:
- a CDS encoding ABC transporter substrate-binding protein, which yields MESDRSRPHFAGLHALLTLIQSLYHRPRFFSAPSSHDRRGDQPLPLVCLHRDRSSTTFLPALKESLDSTLPQVPHTLIDADEIADTATGDAAEHLLPLVHALQQELGKDEFTSGGIGEFDNYKLVEWLTRQHLPPEQGKRDKPVVNLLREWTGGRPGSGGLRSVVAEVPHALTRFVLSVLLWIGQLLGMRWLAGRVPGLGSEARWIMSQRFMVPRHSTSFQGFAERLTLDRRSAESEEQIKKLLLHAFLEDLRIAYRRRRWRIFPRRQGWRRTTYVTVLLDNVREANGGWELLRLINEVRNETGRLDPLLLVAATDDPPQAPEEPALSLTSAVRANEALSEWRRRLPTRRQKLAPDARYLHIELPTGASEAEVSHDDHKAWQDQAGWYPRRAPVLARRYLCEVLVLALLAAGLVQPTLTFSESWGANCAVFETWSSETVSTRVSDLGPAGDQCLGYSDSATQVFGDNERLRYAQSAVHAQNDEAKRLHAGNPDRPYVTLVYFAGLTNSRSGPRTDHAVAEELEGLLLRQREQNTRSDSEPLLRIVIANGGTGMRGAPEVARELLVPLVESDPTILGVVGMDRSVTETEQAIRILGEHGVPVLGSTLTSTGLADLTPLYFQLVPGNERQAELLGSYAAHVDASRITVYHPPTTGRNTYAATLLRALTQRLRDTGIALDKRGWKRSVSELEPLCTDRTDRHREIAFYAGRENAFGDFLRTVRRNCTDSAELPMIVASDSASRFVADARSREHADFNGVTVSYVGLGSPVVLAGRDCVAGSSDSLPGAGPQLSAFCAGYHGLRQELRKKLPKEAPDMPWPGERVGGLYDAAGLFVDAVFTIRQRDSTGDGAAPHRAEVAQQLRDLTFEGATGTIDFGRSRIADERSLAVLRIRNINELVDPEGTPSCAYLIGTVYGGRHPDTATGCPRGG from the coding sequence GTGGAGTCGGATCGATCCCGCCCGCATTTTGCCGGGTTGCACGCCCTGCTGACTCTGATCCAGAGCCTGTACCACCGACCGCGGTTCTTCAGCGCACCGTCGTCGCACGACCGGCGGGGCGACCAGCCGCTTCCGCTCGTCTGCCTGCACCGTGACCGCTCGTCCACGACCTTTCTTCCCGCGTTGAAGGAATCCCTGGACAGCACGTTGCCGCAGGTTCCGCACACCCTCATCGACGCGGACGAGATCGCCGACACGGCCACGGGCGATGCCGCGGAACACCTCCTTCCGCTCGTGCACGCGCTCCAGCAGGAGCTCGGTAAGGACGAGTTCACCTCGGGCGGTATCGGCGAGTTCGACAACTACAAGCTCGTCGAGTGGCTGACCCGGCAACACCTGCCACCGGAGCAGGGCAAACGGGACAAGCCGGTGGTCAACCTGCTCCGGGAGTGGACCGGTGGTCGGCCCGGATCCGGAGGGCTGCGCTCGGTCGTGGCCGAGGTTCCGCACGCCTTGACCAGGTTCGTGCTGAGCGTGCTGCTCTGGATCGGCCAGCTGCTGGGGATGCGGTGGCTGGCGGGGCGGGTGCCGGGACTGGGTTCCGAGGCCCGTTGGATCATGAGTCAGCGGTTCATGGTGCCGCGGCACTCCACCAGCTTCCAGGGGTTCGCGGAGCGCCTGACCCTCGACCGGCGGTCCGCCGAGAGCGAGGAGCAGATCAAGAAGCTGCTGCTGCACGCGTTCCTGGAGGACCTCCGCATCGCCTACCGGCGCAGGCGGTGGCGGATCTTCCCGCGCAGGCAGGGATGGCGCCGTACCACCTACGTCACCGTGCTGCTGGACAACGTCCGCGAGGCCAACGGCGGCTGGGAACTGCTGCGGTTGATCAACGAGGTGCGCAACGAGACGGGCAGGCTCGATCCGCTCCTGCTCGTGGCGGCCACGGACGATCCACCGCAAGCTCCGGAGGAGCCCGCTCTCTCGCTCACCTCCGCGGTGCGCGCGAACGAGGCGCTGTCCGAGTGGCGGCGACGGTTGCCCACTCGGCGGCAGAAGCTCGCCCCCGACGCGCGCTACCTGCACATCGAACTGCCGACCGGCGCGTCCGAGGCGGAGGTCTCCCATGACGACCACAAGGCCTGGCAGGATCAGGCTGGTTGGTATCCCAGGCGTGCTCCGGTGCTGGCACGGCGGTACCTCTGCGAGGTGCTCGTCCTCGCCCTGCTGGCCGCGGGGCTGGTTCAGCCCACCCTCACGTTCAGCGAGTCCTGGGGCGCGAACTGCGCGGTGTTCGAGACGTGGTCGTCGGAAACGGTCTCCACCCGGGTCAGCGACCTCGGACCTGCCGGTGACCAGTGTCTCGGGTACAGCGACAGCGCCACACAGGTGTTCGGCGACAACGAGCGGCTGCGTTACGCGCAGTCGGCGGTACACGCGCAGAACGACGAGGCGAAGCGGTTGCACGCCGGGAACCCGGACCGGCCCTACGTCACGCTGGTCTACTTCGCGGGGTTGACGAACAGCCGGTCCGGTCCCAGGACCGACCACGCCGTGGCGGAGGAGCTGGAAGGGCTGCTGCTGCGCCAGCGGGAGCAGAACACGCGGTCCGATTCGGAGCCGCTGCTTCGGATCGTCATCGCGAACGGTGGCACGGGGATGCGGGGCGCGCCCGAGGTGGCCCGGGAGCTTCTCGTGCCGCTCGTCGAGTCCGATCCCACGATCCTCGGCGTCGTCGGGATGGACCGCAGCGTGACCGAGACCGAACAGGCCATCCGCATCCTCGGCGAACACGGGGTCCCCGTGCTGGGGTCCACTCTGACCAGTACCGGTCTGGCCGACCTGACGCCCCTCTACTTCCAGCTCGTTCCGGGCAACGAACGGCAGGCCGAGCTGCTCGGTTCCTACGCGGCACACGTCGACGCCTCGAGGATCACGGTCTACCACCCGCCGACGACCGGGCGGAACACCTATGCGGCGACGCTTCTGCGAGCGCTCACCCAGCGGCTCCGGGACACGGGCATCGCGCTGGACAAGCGTGGTTGGAAGCGTTCGGTAAGCGAGTTGGAGCCGCTGTGCACCGACCGCACCGACCGCCACCGGGAGATCGCGTTCTACGCGGGCCGGGAGAACGCCTTCGGGGACTTCCTCAGGACCGTGCGCCGCAACTGCACGGATTCCGCCGAACTTCCCATGATCGTGGCCTCGGACTCCGCGTCCCGGTTCGTCGCGGACGCTCGTAGCCGGGAGCACGCCGATTTCAACGGTGTGACGGTTTCCTACGTCGGCCTGGGCAGCCCGGTGGTCCTGGCGGGGCGGGACTGCGTGGCAGGCAGCTCGGACTCGTTGCCGGGAGCGGGGCCGCAACTCAGCGCGTTCTGCGCCGGCTATCACGGGCTGCGCCAGGAGCTCCGCAAAAAGCTGCCGAAGGAGGCCCCGGACATGCCCTGGCCGGGAGAGCGGGTCGGTGGGCTGTACGACGCCGCGGGACTGTTCGTCGACGCGGTCTTCACCATCCGTCAGCGAGATTCCACGGGCGACGGTGCCGCGCCGCACCGGGCCGAGGTGGCTCAGCAGCTCCGCGACCTCACGTTCGAGGGGGCAACGGGGACGATCGACTTCGGCCGGTCCCGGATCGCCGACGAGCGCAGCCTCGCCGTTCTGCGGATCCGCAACATCAACGAGCTCGTTGATCCGGAGGGAACGCCGTCCTGCGCGTATCTCATCGGGACGGTCTACGGCGGGCGGCACCCCGACACGGCGACGGGGTGCCCGCGGGGAGGGTGA
- a CDS encoding FAD-dependent monooxygenase: MQFYLDGYKPGDPFVAEPHPSLAERPTGLPEEADVLIIGCGPAGLLLAAQLAEFPDLHTVIVDRRDGPLEVGQADGVACRTVEMFEAFGLADQLVHEGYQVNEVTFWRPDPDDSSSIVRTGRINDVEDDLSEMPHMIVNQARMLSYLRDHMRRSATRAEPFHGLHTTDVRVEADGEVEHPVTVTMRHVENFEPTGETSTVRARYVVGCDGARSATRQAIGRRLEGDATNQSWGVLDVLAVTDFPDIRLKSAVNSEQGSILIIPREGGYLVRLYIELDNDRDAEMLRDRSVTPDKLTAVANRILHPYSIDVKHVGWWSVYEVGQRLCDRFDDVGDTETDTRPPRVFLAGDACHTHSAKAGQGMNVSMADAWNLGWKLGTVLRGTARPEVLHTYSAERQEVARELIDFDREFAALFSERPDDGDADPTRFQRYFREQGRFTAGVAVRYEPSVLTAEPTHQHLAEGLRLGMRFHSAPVVRLADAKPMHLGHAARADGAWRLYAFADRPRPDDPGSRLRALAGFLAAEDSPIARFTPPGADPDSVLDVRAVLQQGHRDVTVADLPPVLLPRKGPFGLVDHEKVFCPDPATDVFELRGLDRQEGALVVVRPDQYVANVLPLDAHRELVDFLGGALVEVGPPAAPSGRDGAGAVATFRGA, from the coding sequence GTGCAGTTCTACCTCGACGGTTACAAGCCGGGTGACCCGTTCGTCGCGGAGCCCCACCCGTCCCTGGCCGAGCGTCCGACCGGCCTGCCGGAGGAGGCCGATGTCCTGATCATCGGTTGTGGCCCGGCCGGCTTGCTCCTGGCGGCTCAGCTCGCCGAGTTCCCCGATCTCCACACCGTGATCGTCGACCGGCGGGACGGGCCGCTCGAGGTCGGTCAGGCCGATGGCGTCGCGTGCCGCACGGTGGAGATGTTCGAGGCCTTCGGTCTGGCCGACCAGCTCGTCCACGAGGGCTATCAGGTCAACGAGGTGACCTTCTGGCGGCCGGATCCCGACGACAGCTCCTCGATCGTGCGCACCGGTCGTATCAACGACGTCGAGGACGATCTGTCCGAGATGCCGCACATGATCGTCAATCAGGCACGGATGCTGTCCTACCTGCGAGATCACATGCGTCGTTCCGCCACCCGTGCCGAACCCTTCCACGGGCTGCACACCACCGATGTGCGGGTCGAGGCCGACGGCGAGGTCGAACACCCGGTCACGGTCACGATGCGGCACGTGGAGAACTTCGAGCCGACCGGCGAGACCTCGACCGTCCGCGCCAGGTACGTCGTCGGTTGCGACGGTGCGCGCAGCGCCACCCGGCAGGCCATCGGTCGCCGCCTCGAGGGCGACGCGACCAACCAGTCCTGGGGCGTGCTGGACGTGCTCGCCGTAACCGACTTTCCCGACATCCGGCTCAAGTCCGCCGTCAACTCCGAGCAGGGCAGCATCCTGATCATCCCGCGCGAAGGCGGTTACCTGGTTCGGCTCTACATCGAGCTCGACAACGACCGCGACGCCGAGATGCTGCGTGACCGCAGTGTGACCCCGGACAAGCTCACCGCCGTGGCCAACCGGATCCTGCACCCCTACAGCATCGACGTGAAGCACGTCGGCTGGTGGTCGGTCTACGAGGTCGGCCAGCGCCTGTGCGACCGCTTCGACGACGTCGGTGACACCGAGACCGACACCCGTCCGCCCCGGGTGTTCCTCGCCGGCGACGCCTGCCACACCCACAGCGCGAAGGCCGGGCAGGGCATGAACGTCTCGATGGCCGACGCCTGGAACCTCGGCTGGAAGCTCGGCACGGTGCTGCGGGGGACCGCGCGGCCCGAGGTGCTGCACACCTACTCCGCGGAACGGCAGGAGGTTGCCCGGGAGCTCATCGACTTCGACCGCGAGTTCGCGGCACTGTTCAGCGAGCGACCGGACGACGGTGACGCCGACCCGACGCGGTTCCAGCGCTACTTCCGCGAGCAGGGCCGGTTCACCGCGGGCGTCGCGGTCCGCTACGAGCCCTCCGTGCTCACCGCGGAACCGACCCACCAGCACCTGGCGGAGGGCCTCCGGCTCGGGATGCGGTTCCACTCCGCGCCGGTGGTCCGGCTGGCCGATGCCAAGCCGATGCACCTCGGCCACGCGGCCCGGGCCGACGGCGCTTGGCGGCTCTACGCGTTCGCCGACCGGCCGCGTCCGGACGACCCCGGTTCCCGGCTGCGGGCGCTGGCCGGGTTCCTGGCCGCGGAGGACTCGCCGATCGCCCGGTTCACCCCGCCCGGTGCCGATCCCGATTCGGTGCTCGACGTGCGGGCCGTGCTCCAGCAGGGGCATCGCGACGTCACCGTCGCGGACCTGCCGCCGGTCCTGCTTCCGCGCAAGGGGCCGTTCGGGCTCGTCGACCACGAGAAGGTCTTCTGCCCCGATCCGGCCACCGATGTCTTCGAGCTGCGTGGCCTGGACCGGCAGGAGGGGGCTCTCGTGGTCGTGCGGCCGGACCAGTACGTCGCGAACGTTCTCCCGCTCGACGCTCACCGCGAGCTGGTCGACTTCCTCGGCGGAGCACTGGTCGAGGTCGGCCCGCCCGCTGCTCCGTCCGGTCGCGACGGTGCCGGTGCGGTGGCCACGTTCCGCGGTGCATGA
- a CDS encoding YukJ family protein, giving the protein MPLRSYGVVTARVVDTRREGSSDDTPHYQIHLVDDGGTHYRAAVNVKSAQRPWELLYFAAEDFRHSLIEQLPAAGSGWNALSSESGGASLDYVRADLVERSRMRPVPPDVDGANNDLADFLDRYVNRAQQDSSAYAYVFGEPWGPEEEPDKVFGFEPGNGVHSVHMNQGNSEEYREDDGVWQDGGLLLHFAEEDRWVAIFLAFQSQSWNTDDDTGHAPESEVSRPEQKATA; this is encoded by the coding sequence ATGCCGCTGCGTTCGTACGGTGTTGTGACGGCTCGCGTGGTGGACACTCGTCGTGAGGGCAGTTCCGACGACACGCCGCACTACCAGATTCATCTCGTCGACGACGGGGGAACGCACTACCGCGCCGCGGTCAACGTCAAGTCCGCGCAGCGTCCGTGGGAGCTGTTGTACTTCGCCGCCGAGGACTTCCGGCATTCGTTGATCGAGCAGCTGCCCGCGGCGGGCTCGGGGTGGAACGCCCTCTCGTCGGAATCGGGCGGGGCGAGTCTGGACTACGTCCGTGCCGATCTGGTGGAGCGTTCGCGGATGCGCCCCGTGCCTCCGGACGTCGACGGGGCCAACAACGATCTGGCCGATTTCCTGGACCGCTACGTGAACCGGGCGCAGCAGGATTCTTCGGCCTACGCCTACGTGTTCGGCGAGCCGTGGGGTCCGGAGGAAGAGCCGGACAAGGTGTTCGGGTTCGAGCCGGGCAACGGTGTGCACAGCGTGCACATGAACCAGGGCAACAGCGAGGAGTACCGCGAGGACGACGGCGTGTGGCAGGACGGTGGATTGCTGCTGCACTTCGCCGAGGAGGACCGCTGGGTGGCCATCTTCCTGGCGTTCCAGAGCCAGTCGTGGAACACCGACGACGACACCGGGCACGCGCCCGAGAGCGAGGTGTCGCGGCCGGAGCAGAAGGCCACCGCGTGA
- a CDS encoding sensor histidine kinase has protein sequence MTTDARSARTPRFMDHYSSTWWIAELLSTLLLAWPLFAVLRQGPPLWISAALVTSMGCWVAFLGAERYSPRFATTALAVCSVLSSATVGTAQGAAIIIAAVSVGILASHPTPSARLITGVCALDITLISTSVLASETSPLVLLSAIPVMLVLILLGLSRRQYQIHAQRTAQLLEELRQAQQAQTRAAALDERARIARQMHDVLAHSLGGLGMQLEVAEALLSDQEDPATALQHVRRSRRLAADGLAEARNAVAALRRDIPSLPEALAELADNHRHDQHTDVSVHTTGTGRSLPSGVTVSLLDTAREALTNAAKHAPGAAIAITLDYEAASFIRLRVHNAGVPDPAESPTTLDNGREHRDDGFGLTGMRERLALVDGGLTAGPDGTGGWLVTADVPVTEGSCR, from the coding sequence ATGACCACCGACGCACGGTCCGCCCGCACGCCGCGTTTCATGGACCACTACTCCAGCACCTGGTGGATCGCCGAGCTGCTCAGCACCCTGCTGCTGGCCTGGCCCCTCTTCGCCGTACTGCGGCAGGGCCCGCCACTGTGGATCTCGGCCGCGCTCGTCACGAGCATGGGGTGCTGGGTGGCGTTCCTGGGAGCGGAGCGGTACTCGCCACGCTTCGCCACGACCGCGCTGGCGGTGTGCTCGGTGCTGTCCTCGGCGACCGTCGGCACCGCGCAGGGCGCGGCGATCATCATCGCCGCGGTCTCCGTCGGGATCCTCGCCTCGCACCCCACCCCCAGCGCCCGACTCATCACCGGCGTTTGCGCACTGGACATAACCCTGATCAGCACCTCCGTCCTGGCTTCGGAGACGTCTCCGCTCGTGCTGCTCAGCGCGATCCCCGTGATGCTCGTGCTCATCCTGCTCGGGCTCAGCAGGCGGCAGTACCAGATCCACGCGCAGCGCACGGCGCAGCTACTCGAAGAGCTCCGCCAGGCACAGCAGGCCCAGACACGAGCCGCCGCGCTGGACGAACGCGCCAGGATCGCCAGGCAGATGCACGACGTGCTCGCGCACTCACTGGGAGGCCTGGGCATGCAGCTGGAGGTCGCCGAAGCGCTACTGAGCGACCAGGAGGACCCCGCGACCGCGCTGCAGCACGTGCGGCGCTCCCGACGACTGGCCGCCGACGGACTCGCCGAAGCACGCAACGCGGTGGCGGCGCTGCGCCGCGACATCCCCTCGCTGCCCGAAGCGCTCGCCGAACTGGCCGACAACCACCGACACGATCAGCACACCGACGTATCGGTGCACACCACGGGAACCGGACGCTCCCTACCGTCGGGTGTGACGGTGTCCCTGCTCGACACCGCCCGGGAGGCGCTGACCAACGCGGCCAAGCACGCTCCGGGAGCCGCGATCGCCATCACCCTCGACTACGAGGCGGCGTCCTTCATCCGGCTACGGGTGCACAATGCCGGTGTGCCCGATCCAGCGGAATCCCCGACCACGCTCGACAACGGCCGGGAACACCGTGACGACGGCTTCGGACTCACGGGGATGCGCGAACGCCTCGCGCTGGTCGACGGAGGCCTAACGGCAGGACCGGACGGGACGGGAGGATGGTTGGTGACCGCCGACGTCCCGGTGACCGAAGGGAGTTGCCGGTGA
- a CDS encoding response regulator transcription factor — protein MVGDRRRPGDRRELPVTANPIRVIVADDQQITREGLVALLGLIDGVEVVGSATDGRQVLDLVTTVTCDVVLMDLRMPVLDGIQATKRLRAEHPEIAVVVLTTYSDDESISAALRAGALGYLTKDTGRGEIEAALRAAATGQSTFNAPVSRRLVAALAEPSGPRSAEAEHAPREHEPPDGLTARESEVLALIAAGLSNAEIAGELFIGEATVKSHINNAFSKIGARHRAEAVRYAYEHGLTRN, from the coding sequence ATGGTTGGTGACCGCCGACGTCCCGGTGACCGAAGGGAGTTGCCGGTGACCGCGAACCCGATCCGGGTGATCGTCGCCGACGATCAGCAGATCACCCGCGAAGGACTCGTCGCGCTGCTGGGACTGATCGACGGCGTCGAGGTGGTCGGCAGCGCCACCGACGGCCGTCAGGTGCTGGACCTGGTCACCACGGTCACCTGCGATGTCGTGCTGATGGACCTGCGGATGCCGGTGCTGGACGGCATTCAGGCGACGAAACGACTGCGCGCCGAGCACCCGGAGATCGCGGTCGTGGTGCTCACGACCTACTCGGACGACGAATCGATCAGCGCAGCGCTGCGGGCGGGCGCGCTCGGCTACCTGACCAAGGACACCGGGCGCGGGGAGATCGAGGCCGCACTGCGCGCCGCCGCCACCGGCCAGTCCACGTTCAACGCACCCGTCTCGCGACGACTCGTCGCGGCGCTGGCCGAACCGTCCGGGCCCCGCTCCGCCGAGGCGGAACACGCTCCTCGCGAGCACGAACCGCCCGACGGCCTCACGGCCCGGGAAAGCGAGGTGCTCGCGCTCATCGCCGCGGGGTTGAGCAACGCCGAGATCGCGGGCGAGCTGTTCATCGGCGAAGCCACGGTCAAGTCCCACATCAACAACGCGTTCTCGAAGATCGGGGCACGCCACCGGGCCGAGGCCGTGCGCTACGCCTACGAGCACGGTTTGACGAGGAATTAG
- a CDS encoding DUF418 domain-containing protein, producing the protein MKRQRPATSTHPAHNPDQAATTSTTQRIEALDLVRGTAILGTLGTNIWIFTDPAGPAGWLRAMGNRDGSLAEVVESLLLFLVNGKSVALLSIMFGVGLELQYRSARRRGRTWPGRYLWRCVLLLLEGALHYLLIFEFDVLMGYALVAMYVSVLVGARTKVRYWWMATAALLHTGMITVLTLGMHTGHVALSPRGWTGTTLYSHGGWLEQVQARIADIGTYRSELVIVIPMSTVLFLAGIELMRAGAFTETPHGSAIRARLIRWGLGFGVPVNLVTTFAGQEWFFVDRYVLPPVVAFGLLGLIVELAHRTRGRPGPLRSGLVSTGRTAMSCYVFQNLLSSALCYGWGLGLATTLDPARPWWVIVAWCAVVGTFMVLASWWLRRFRRGPLESAMHLAYEPRGSGLS; encoded by the coding sequence GTGAAACGGCAGCGACCCGCAACCAGCACTCACCCCGCGCACAACCCGGATCAAGCCGCGACGACGAGCACGACACAGCGCATCGAGGCGCTCGACCTGGTACGCGGCACGGCGATCCTGGGCACGCTCGGGACCAACATCTGGATCTTCACCGATCCCGCCGGCCCCGCCGGGTGGCTGCGGGCGATGGGAAACCGCGACGGATCACTCGCCGAGGTGGTCGAATCGCTGCTGCTGTTCCTCGTCAACGGCAAGTCCGTCGCGCTGCTGTCCATCATGTTCGGGGTCGGCCTCGAGCTGCAGTACCGTTCCGCGCGCCGCCGGGGACGAACTTGGCCCGGCAGGTACCTGTGGCGGTGCGTACTGCTGTTGCTCGAGGGAGCGCTGCACTACCTGCTGATCTTCGAGTTCGACGTGCTCATGGGCTACGCGCTGGTGGCGATGTACGTGTCCGTGCTCGTCGGGGCCCGCACGAAGGTGCGGTACTGGTGGATGGCCACGGCGGCGCTGCTGCACACCGGCATGATCACGGTGCTCACCCTCGGGATGCACACCGGACACGTCGCTCTGTCACCCCGCGGCTGGACGGGGACCACGCTGTACAGCCACGGCGGTTGGCTCGAACAGGTCCAGGCCCGCATCGCCGACATCGGGACGTACCGATCCGAGCTGGTCATCGTGATTCCGATGAGCACGGTCCTGTTCCTGGCCGGCATCGAACTGATGCGCGCGGGCGCGTTCACCGAAACACCGCACGGGAGCGCGATCCGCGCCCGGCTGATCCGCTGGGGCCTCGGTTTCGGTGTTCCGGTGAACCTGGTGACCACCTTCGCCGGGCAGGAATGGTTCTTCGTGGATCGCTACGTCCTGCCGCCCGTGGTCGCGTTCGGCCTGCTCGGGCTGATCGTCGAGCTCGCGCACCGCACCCGCGGCCGCCCGGGGCCGCTGCGCAGCGGTCTGGTCTCGACCGGGCGGACGGCCATGTCCTGCTACGTGTTCCAGAACCTGCTCAGCAGCGCGCTGTGCTATGGCTGGGGGCTCGGGCTCGCGACGACCCTCGACCCCGCCCGCCCGTGGTGGGTCATCGTCGCGTGGTGCGCGGTCGTCGGCACGTTCATGGTGCTGGCGTCGTGGTGGCTGCGCCGCTTCCGGCGAGGCCCGCTCGAATCGGCGATGCACTTGGCCTACGAACCGCGCGGCTCCGGTCTCTCGTAG
- a CDS encoding GNAT family N-acetyltransferase: MTTTDSTPHCPPELLHGAKKVSVGSGVTGLLWTGVRTQLSGPARQYLRGTFPAVAVQAFTATTEQYWRNWLSDDNLDRLSGLVVVLDSTGLPVAWVASNDRRFGGRRCFYANSAGVHPDHQGTGISSTIWRALLRSAIVKAAPRSLYAVMRTGNPLVYGAWSAATGRTDSTWPSPDGVVPEHVRRIAADAAADLDQAERLDPSTLVITDAYDDTETGLWTQRPTSDRTDIDDWFATILGPRDAVVLVVAFQPVRIMLDEVRRKARRTLGLRGSPSSRSSRAHN; encoded by the coding sequence ATGACCACCACAGACTCGACACCGCACTGCCCGCCCGAGCTGCTCCACGGGGCGAAGAAGGTCTCCGTCGGCTCCGGGGTCACCGGGCTGTTGTGGACCGGAGTGAGAACGCAGCTTTCTGGGCCGGCTCGGCAGTACCTGCGCGGCACGTTCCCGGCCGTGGCGGTGCAGGCGTTCACCGCGACCACCGAGCAGTACTGGCGGAACTGGCTCTCCGACGACAATCTGGACCGGTTGTCCGGCCTCGTCGTCGTCCTCGACTCCACCGGTCTACCGGTGGCGTGGGTGGCCAGCAACGACCGCCGCTTCGGCGGACGCAGGTGCTTCTACGCCAACTCCGCAGGCGTGCATCCGGACCACCAGGGCACCGGGATTTCCAGCACGATCTGGCGGGCGCTGCTGCGCTCAGCGATCGTCAAGGCCGCTCCGCGCAGCCTGTACGCCGTCATGCGCACGGGCAACCCGCTGGTCTACGGTGCGTGGTCGGCCGCCACGGGCAGAACCGACAGCACCTGGCCCTCCCCGGACGGCGTGGTTCCGGAGCACGTCCGGCGCATCGCGGCGGACGCCGCCGCCGATCTCGACCAGGCCGAACGACTGGACCCCAGCACCTTGGTCATCACCGATGCCTACGACGACACCGAAACCGGGCTGTGGACACAGCGCCCCACCTCCGACCGCACGGACATCGACGACTGGTTCGCGACGATCCTCGGTCCGCGCGACGCCGTCGTGCTCGTCGTGGCCTTCCAGCCCGTTCGCATCATGCTCGACGAGGTCCGGCGCAAGGCACGCCGCACCCTGGGACTTCGCGGCAGCCCTTCCTCCCGCAGCTCGCGAGCACACAACTGA
- a CDS encoding enoyl-CoA hydratase-related protein, giving the protein MPTLHEDDGVFVLDLGEDENRFSPDWLEGVNASLDAVVARSAAGALVTTGRGKFYSNGLDLEWITEHADQLAAYRAEVQELLARVLTLPVPAVAAVQGHAFGAGAMLALAHDYRVMRADRGFFCFPEVDIDVPFTPGMAALIQDKLTPAAAVEAMTTGRRFGGVQARDRDLVDQVADEGDVVPTAAELVRPLAGKNRDTLGTIKSTMFASAVTALRTPEPAAHT; this is encoded by the coding sequence ATGCCCACGTTGCACGAGGACGACGGCGTTTTCGTCCTGGATCTCGGCGAGGACGAGAACCGGTTCTCACCGGACTGGCTCGAAGGGGTGAACGCGTCGCTGGACGCCGTCGTCGCCCGTTCCGCTGCCGGTGCGCTCGTCACCACGGGACGGGGCAAGTTCTACTCCAACGGCCTCGACCTGGAGTGGATCACCGAGCACGCCGATCAGCTGGCCGCGTACCGTGCCGAGGTGCAGGAGCTGTTGGCCCGGGTGCTGACGCTGCCGGTGCCCGCCGTCGCGGCGGTGCAGGGGCACGCGTTCGGTGCCGGGGCGATGCTTGCCCTGGCGCACGACTACCGGGTCATGCGTGCCGACCGGGGTTTCTTCTGCTTTCCCGAAGTCGACATCGACGTCCCGTTCACCCCGGGGATGGCCGCGTTGATCCAGGACAAGCTCACGCCCGCCGCTGCCGTCGAGGCGATGACGACGGGACGGCGTTTCGGCGGGGTGCAGGCCCGCGACCGCGATCTGGTCGACCAGGTTGCCGACGAAGGCGATGTGGTGCCCACCGCGGCAGAGCTCGTGCGCCCGCTCGCGGGCAAGAACCGCGACACGCTCGGGACGATCAAGTCGACCATGTTCGCCTCGGCGGTCACCGCGCTCCGCACACCCGAACCGGCCGCGCACACCTGA
- a CDS encoding helix-turn-helix domain-containing protein — MPRPRVHDLDQVLDVAERLVVDVGSERLTVRRLSADSGVSNGAIYHAFGSLAALRGRMWLRAALEFLDLQTRLIDEALGAAPTSGDAVEAVVAAADAPAVLAERRPAAARMLMTVRRQQLLGPGLPEELADSLLGLDRRLVSEVLCRLASALWGRRDGSSVEVITTCVVDLPTALLRRALSQVTADSAVRITADVRARLATAVRAVLDREPPRHG, encoded by the coding sequence GTGCCTCGGCCGCGTGTACACGATCTCGATCAGGTGCTGGACGTCGCCGAGCGGCTCGTCGTCGACGTGGGGTCGGAACGGCTCACCGTGCGCAGGCTCTCGGCGGACAGCGGGGTGTCCAACGGGGCGATCTACCACGCATTCGGCTCGCTGGCGGCGCTGCGCGGGCGGATGTGGCTGCGGGCCGCGCTCGAGTTCTTGGACCTGCAGACGCGGCTCATCGATGAAGCGCTGGGCGCGGCACCGACGTCCGGAGATGCGGTGGAGGCGGTGGTTGCTGCCGCCGATGCGCCGGCGGTGCTGGCGGAGCGACGTCCGGCGGCGGCTCGGATGTTGATGACGGTGCGCCGGCAGCAGCTGCTGGGCCCAGGCCTTCCCGAGGAGCTCGCCGACTCGCTGCTCGGGTTGGACCGCAGGTTGGTCTCCGAGGTGCTGTGCCGCCTGGCGTCGGCGTTGTGGGGTAGACGGGACGGATCGAGCGTCGAGGTGATCACCACCTGCGTGGTGGATCTGCCGACCGCCCTGCTGCGCCGAGCTCTCAGCCAGGTGACCGCGGACAGCGCGGTGCGGATCACCGCCGACGTGCGGGCGCGGCTGGCGACGGCGGTGCGCGCGGTCCTCGACCGTGAGCCACCGAGGCACGGGTGA